A single Deinococcus radiotolerans DNA region contains:
- a CDS encoding DUF3103 family protein, whose protein sequence is MTLPRLLPISLSLSLLLGACSQTPAQPTPAPSATQPAVSPVQSRTNDALRAFAQQLARSMTDPAVRTLIAQETARQFDGDTEALYSTLAPMAAGPQSFAQALSTGVGAQNLRDLTSRVPNLQVAVRGAAWDAARTVPWVAVAQEGGDEFAPVTAYDAQGNAHVLDGRTAPDRPVVVVGVNERVDASGQVVQSAPVPAATLAAQGCYQVKLVRVDLYNDMEPWTKGKAEIWVAVKGSGIGWHGQLTMITEPGDYLDAIQVFGCTDSDVRFYWYEKDGTNLDFEISVDGYGFGIKIDDSNDFLGSTTMRKALFEGTTVDKVNLGNLSQYTH, encoded by the coding sequence ATGACGCTGCCTCGACTTCTTCCCATTTCCCTCTCCCTCAGCCTCCTGCTCGGCGCCTGCAGTCAGACTCCCGCCCAGCCGACCCCAGCGCCCAGCGCCACCCAACCCGCGGTCTCCCCCGTGCAGAGCCGGACCAACGACGCCCTGCGCGCGTTCGCCCAGCAGCTCGCGCGGTCCATGACCGACCCGGCCGTCCGCACCCTGATCGCACAGGAAACCGCCCGGCAGTTCGACGGTGACACCGAAGCCCTCTACAGCACCCTGGCCCCCATGGCGGCCGGCCCCCAGTCCTTCGCGCAGGCCCTGAGTACCGGCGTCGGCGCCCAGAACCTGCGTGACCTCACGTCCCGCGTCCCCAACCTGCAGGTCGCGGTCCGGGGTGCCGCCTGGGACGCCGCCCGCACGGTGCCCTGGGTGGCCGTCGCTCAGGAGGGCGGAGACGAGTTCGCCCCCGTGACCGCCTACGACGCTCAGGGGAACGCCCATGTGCTCGACGGCCGGACCGCTCCAGATCGGCCGGTCGTGGTGGTGGGTGTCAACGAGCGCGTGGATGCCAGCGGGCAGGTCGTGCAGTCCGCGCCCGTCCCGGCGGCCACGCTGGCCGCGCAGGGCTGCTACCAGGTCAAACTCGTGCGCGTCGACCTGTACAACGACATGGAACCCTGGACCAAAGGCAAAGCGGAAATCTGGGTGGCGGTCAAGGGCTCCGGCATCGGCTGGCACGGCCAGCTCACCATGATCACTGAACCCGGCGATTACCTGGACGCCATCCAGGTGTTCGGCTGCACCGACAGTGACGTGCGGTTCTACTGGTACGAGAAGGACGGCACGAACCTCGACTTCGAAATCTCAGTCGACGGGTACGGCTTCGGCATCAAGATCGATGACAGCAACGATTTCCTGGGCAGCACCACGATGCGCAAGGCCCTGTTTGAAGGCACCACGGTGGACAAGGTGAACCTCGGGAACCTCTCCCAGTACACCCACTGA
- a CDS encoding NAD(P)/FAD-dependent oxidoreductase — MSPHDQANLDLIALLTAHLNVQTPHASPETPEEPGVHAAPALLDVLIVGVGFAGLSAALYTARGLKRGVLVTSGPSRNAPSPHAGGVFAHDRQSPAAILAEARDDLRPYNFPVIEAEVTALTGHGDHFTAVLSDGQEVRARKVILATGVRDVLPETPAGLREQWGRGVHHCPYCYGWELRGGQIAVYLPGLSGLSGVQRVLYHQKITRDVLVCTDGVAALTAEHRAVLSAQGVTLIEEPLVRVDGGAGGGVTLTFASGLAVDRDVLYAHGAGPCVRSWPRRWAVW, encoded by the coding sequence ATGTCCCCGCACGACCAGGCGAACCTGGACCTGATCGCCCTGCTGACCGCCCACCTGAACGTCCAGACCCCACACGCCTCCCCCGAGACCCCCGAGGAGCCCGGTGTGCACGCGGCTCCTGCGCTGCTGGACGTCCTGATCGTCGGGGTCGGCTTCGCGGGACTCAGTGCCGCGCTGTACACCGCGCGCGGCCTGAAGCGGGGCGTGCTCGTCACGAGCGGCCCGAGCCGGAACGCGCCCAGCCCGCACGCGGGCGGGGTGTTCGCCCACGACCGGCAGAGCCCGGCCGCGATCCTGGCTGAAGCGCGGGATGACCTGCGCCCGTACAACTTCCCGGTGATCGAGGCGGAGGTGACCGCCCTGACAGGGCACGGTGATCACTTCACGGCGGTCCTCTCGGACGGACAGGAGGTGCGGGCCAGGAAGGTGATCCTGGCGACGGGCGTGCGGGACGTGCTGCCCGAGACGCCCGCGGGCCTGCGCGAGCAGTGGGGCCGGGGCGTGCACCACTGCCCGTACTGTTACGGCTGGGAGTTGCGGGGCGGTCAGATTGCGGTGTACCTGCCGGGCTTGAGTGGCCTGAGTGGTGTGCAGCGGGTGCTGTACCACCAGAAGATCACCCGGGACGTGTTGGTCTGCACGGACGGCGTGGCGGCCCTGACGGCCGAGCACCGGGCCGTGCTGAGCGCGCAGGGCGTGACCCTGATCGAGGAACCCCTGGTCCGCGTGGACGGCGGGGCGGGGGGCGGCGTGACCCTGACCTTCGCGAGTGGGCTGGCGGTGGACCGGGACGTGCTGTACGCGCATGGGGCCGGGCCCTGCGTGCGGAGCTGGCCCAGGCGCTGGGCTGTGTGGTGA